Below is a genomic region from Paenibacillus rhizovicinus.
AGCAGGAGAAATGTCCGAGCTGTCCAAACAATTCATAGCTGGCTTTGATGTCGGAGATGCAGTGAGCAAACGAGGCGAGAATGCCAATTACTTGGCTGACCACATAAATAACCGGTTCGTGAGTCCTGCGCTTGGGACGTATCGTGCAGAGGAGAGTCCCTTTTTTTATACGCTCTATGTCGAGAAACGAGATGGATTTCGCAGCTATTTGAACCGGCATCATATCTATTGTCCGGTGCATTGGCCGATTGAGGACCAGCGGCTCTTTGAATTCGCCACTGTCAAGTATATTTCGGAGCATTTAATATCCATCCCTATTGATCAACGTTACGATCTTGTTGCGATGGAATATATTAGTCGAATCATCAATCAATACGAAGAAGACAGCACGGAGGGATTGCGATGAAAGCTTTCGATGAAATGTGGGAGCAAATCCATAAAGAACAAGAGTGGGGTAAATACCCAGGCGAAGAAGTCATACGATTCGTAGCCCGAAACTACTTTGGCATGGACCGGTCAGAAACAACATTGCTTGAGGTCGGCTGCGGCACAGGGGCAGTAACCTGGTTTATGGGAAGGGAAGGGTTTAAGGTAAGTGCCTTTGATGGCTCCAAGACTGCTGTTGCTAAGGCACAAGCAAGGCTGAAGGAGGAGGGGCTGCTTGCAGATGTACAAGTAGTCGATGCAACAGCAATGCCTTATTCGAACGATCACTTTGATGGGATAGTCGATTCGGCTATGATTTATGCTAACAAGGTGGATGCGATTAGAACGATTCTTGGAGAGTGTTATCGAGTTTTGAAGCCAGGTGGGAAGCTGTTCTCAACGGGATTGTTTAAAGTCGGGATGACGGGTTACGGCACAGGGGAAAAGCTCGAAGAGCATACCTTCAGAGAGCTTACTGAAGGGGCATTGGCACACCGAGGTACAGCACATTTTTTTGATCAAGACGAAATTATCAAGCTCTGGTCAGAGGCAGGGTTTAAAAATCTTAAAATCGATTCCGTTGATCGTACGGATCGAGGCGGTACCGTTCATGTCAGCTATTACATGGTAGAATCTGAGAAGTAGAATCATGGGGGACCATTATGGGTTGTCTTGAGCTAATTCCTTTTGAAGACCAAGAGAAGTGGAATTGTATCGTCAAGTCATTTGAGCGTTGCGATGTCTATTACTTGAACGAGTACGTGTCGGCTTTCCGTCATACAAGTGATGGTAAGCCGCTTTTGGTTTATTATCATGGCGATCATATGCAGCTGTGTTATGTCGTCCAGCAAAGCGATGTGGCAGATGCTGCTTTGTTCTCCGGTCGATTGAAGCATGGGGAATACTATGATTGGACAACGCCATACGGCTACGGTGGGCCATTGGTAGATGGCTTCTCTGAACAAGAGATCGCCGATTTTTTTGAACAGTTAACCGACTATTGCCAAACTAACCACATTGTTTCTCAATTCATACGGTTTCACCCTCTTTTACAAAATCAACAATTATTTGAAGGTTATTGTGACTTACGAAGGCTCAAGAATACGGTTGTTATCGATACCTCAGATAAGAATCTTATTTATTCAAATATGGATGCAAAAAACCGAAATATGTGTAAGAAGGCTGAAAAAAATGGAATTGAGATTCAAGTAAATAGCAGTGAAGCAGCCAAGTCAGCTTTTGTTACACTTTATAGAAGCACAATGGATCGAAATCAGGCATCGGAGTATTATTATTTCAATACAGCGTTTTTTGAAGATATGTTTACGAGTCTTAATGGGAACTACTCACTTTTTAATGCACGATACGAAGATCAGATTATAAGTTCTGCGATCATTATGCATTGTAACGGGAACTTACACTATCATTTGTCTGCATCGCGACGAGACTATATGCATTTGGCACCTAACAATCTATTATTGTATACTGCCGCTTGCTGGGGAGCCGAACATGGCTATAAGAAGTTTCACCTTGGGGGAGGTGTAGCTGCTGAGGACAGTCTGTTATCCTTCAAGAAATCATTTAACAAGCATGGCTTGGTTTATTTCTATATCGGACGGAACGTGTTCTCTATGAGCAGCTATGAAGATTTACTCGGTATTCGTTCAGAGGCCGATGCGAATTTTAATCCGAATAACAATCACATGATTCAATATAGAGCCTAAATACAAGGGGATGCACCGATAATGAAACAAACGCTCATTATAGCTGAAGCTGGAGTAAACCATAATGGGGAGATGGACTTGGCTTACCGGCTAATTGATGCTGCGGTAGAAGCCGGTGCAGATTATGTTAAGTTCCAAACCTGGAAGAGCGAGAACGTGATATCGAAGCACGCTCCGAAGGCGGAGTATCAGAAGGAAACGACCGGCGAAGACGAATCGATGCTAGAAATGGAAAAAAAGCTGGAGTTTCCGTTCGAAAATTTTATATTGCTGAAGGAGTATTGTCAGAAGAAAGACATTGGCTTCATGTCAACTCCGTTTGATATTGAGAGCGCGCTGTTCTTGTTTTCCATGGGTGTGGATATGGTCAAAATTCCATCAGGTGAAATAACGAAT
It encodes:
- a CDS encoding class I SAM-dependent methyltransferase, with protein sequence MKAFDEMWEQIHKEQEWGKYPGEEVIRFVARNYFGMDRSETTLLEVGCGTGAVTWFMGREGFKVSAFDGSKTAVAKAQARLKEEGLLADVQVVDATAMPYSNDHFDGIVDSAMIYANKVDAIRTILGECYRVLKPGGKLFSTGLFKVGMTGYGTGEKLEEHTFRELTEGALAHRGTAHFFDQDEIIKLWSEAGFKNLKIDSVDRTDRGGTVHVSYYMVESEK
- a CDS encoding lipid II:glycine glycyltransferase FemX, which translates into the protein MGCLELIPFEDQEKWNCIVKSFERCDVYYLNEYVSAFRHTSDGKPLLVYYHGDHMQLCYVVQQSDVADAALFSGRLKHGEYYDWTTPYGYGGPLVDGFSEQEIADFFEQLTDYCQTNHIVSQFIRFHPLLQNQQLFEGYCDLRRLKNTVVIDTSDKNLIYSNMDAKNRNMCKKAEKNGIEIQVNSSEAAKSAFVTLYRSTMDRNQASEYYYFNTAFFEDMFTSLNGNYSLFNARYEDQIISSAIIMHCNGNLHYHLSASRRDYMHLAPNNLLLYTAACWGAEHGYKKFHLGGGVAAEDSLLSFKKSFNKHGLVYFYIGRNVFSMSSYEDLLGIRSEADANFNPNNNHMIQYRA